The following are encoded in a window of Methanobrevibacter ruminantium M1 genomic DNA:
- a CDS encoding sodium-dependent transporter → MANENEWGSNLAFVLAMIGSAVGLGNIWRYPYVLYSNGGGAFYIPYLIAILVLAIPLIILEYGVVYNYKSSFTKAIVKIKPKLEFYGWILPVVTFIMTIYYSTILGWDGIYFILSFFKGWGSDPNTFLTVSLLQSADSISGILNFIPVIAISMIFIWLIIWFISHRNLDEGLGRVARYFVPMLFVIMIVIVAFSLTLPGASIGLAELFDPDWSLLYNYSIWMAAFGQIFFSLSLGMGAGFTFASYTKRDIDLISSGLCVVLANSLFENFAALGVFSILGYMSLESGVAVSKLVSQGTTLIFVAYPKVFNILGGVALILGPLFFFTVYVAGVTSILSSFEVLSISIQDKFAFSRKKATTALCIVGGLASMVFATSAGGYLLSIADIFVNNIMVLFSVIVQTILFAWVFKAERLVDFFNAKSRFLKLGRWWLILVKYICPILLTVIWIGELYNLIKMGSTEFVVILGVLLAILLIFAFIFTIRPAKTDEWFKTEERIK, encoded by the coding sequence ATGGCTAATGAAAATGAATGGGGCAGCAATCTTGCATTTGTACTTGCAATGATTGGTTCTGCAGTTGGATTGGGAAATATCTGGAGATATCCATATGTGCTTTATTCAAATGGAGGCGGAGCCTTTTACATTCCTTATCTAATTGCAATTTTAGTTTTAGCCATTCCTCTCATCATTCTAGAATATGGGGTCGTCTATAACTATAAGTCCTCATTTACAAAGGCTATCGTAAAAATAAAGCCTAAATTGGAATTTTATGGTTGGATTCTTCCTGTTGTCACTTTTATTATGACAATTTACTATTCAACCATATTGGGCTGGGATGGAATCTATTTCATCCTAAGCTTCTTTAAGGGCTGGGGATCAGATCCAAATACATTTTTAACAGTTTCCCTATTGCAGTCTGCAGATTCAATAAGTGGCATTTTAAACTTCATTCCAGTCATTGCCATTTCAATGATTTTCATATGGCTCATAATATGGTTCATTTCCCATAGGAACTTGGATGAAGGCTTAGGCCGTGTTGCCCGATACTTTGTTCCAATGCTTTTTGTTATAATGATAGTGATTGTTGCTTTTTCATTGACCCTGCCTGGAGCATCCATTGGTCTTGCTGAGTTGTTTGATCCTGATTGGTCCCTTTTATACAATTATAGCATATGGATGGCTGCATTCGGTCAGATATTCTTCTCATTGAGCTTGGGAATGGGGGCTGGATTTACATTTGCAAGCTATACCAAAAGGGACATAGACTTGATTTCAAGTGGATTATGTGTTGTTTTGGCTAATAGTCTTTTTGAAAACTTTGCAGCATTAGGGGTTTTCTCAATTCTAGGATATATGTCCCTTGAGTCTGGAGTTGCTGTTTCAAAGCTTGTATCACAAGGCACAACACTGATTTTTGTTGCATATCCTAAAGTGTTTAATATTTTAGGAGGTGTCGCTTTGATTTTAGGGCCACTATTCTTTTTTACAGTTTATGTTGCAGGAGTCACAAGCATATTGTCCTCCTTTGAAGTGCTTTCAATTTCCATTCAGGACAAGTTCGCTTTTTCAAGGAAAAAGGCTACAACCGCTTTATGCATTGTTGGAGGGCTGGCTTCAATGGTCTTTGCCACTTCAGCTGGAGGTTATTTGCTTAGCATTGCAGACATATTTGTAAATAATATTATGGTTTTGTTTTCAGTGATTGTTCAAACCATCCTTTTTGCATGGGTATTCAAGGCTGAAAGGCTGGTGGACTTTTTCAATGCTAAAAGCCGATTTTTAAAACTTGGAAGATGGTGGTTAATCCTTGTTAAATATATTTGCCCAATCCTTTTAACTGTAATCTGGATTGGAGAATTATATAATCTTATAAAAATGGGTTCAACTGAATTTGTAGTGATTTTAGGAGTATTGCTTGCAATATTATTGATATTTGCATTTATATTTACAATCAGGCCAGCAAAAACTGATGAATGGTTTAAAACCGAAGAGAGGATTAAGTAA
- a CDS encoding class I SAM-dependent methyltransferase → MGEEELIDQYMKPHGEEGIKIIESMNEEHQNISEFAFECVNLGAYDDIIDIGCGGGVNIEKFLNVTNGHVDGLDYSDVSVSESIKRNQTSVDGGRCNVILGDVTDMPIGDESYDLATAFSTIFFWPNLVETFKEVKRIIKPNGQFMIAQGTDGTNPEDQEWIDTIAGINVYTANELEEYLLDAGFKRVDVFTKENTYLLVVIGKK, encoded by the coding sequence ATGGGTGAAGAAGAATTAATAGACCAATATATGAAACCTCATGGCGAGGAAGGAATTAAGATAATTGAAAGCATGAACGAAGAGCATCAAAATATCTCTGAATTTGCATTTGAATGTGTCAATCTCGGTGCATATGATGATATAATTGATATTGGCTGCGGGGGCGGCGTAAACATAGAAAAATTCCTAAATGTGACTAACGGACATGTGGATGGCCTTGATTACTCTGATGTGTCTGTTAGCGAATCAATCAAAAGAAATCAGACTTCAGTAGATGGTGGAAGATGCAATGTAATCCTAGGGGATGTTACTGACATGCCAATTGGGGATGAGTCCTACGATTTGGCTACAGCATTTTCTACAATCTTTTTCTGGCCTAATCTTGTTGAAACATTTAAGGAAGTTAAAAGAATCATAAAGCCAAATGGACAATTTATGATAGCCCAAGGAACCGATGGAACAAATCCCGAAGATCAGGAATGGATTGATACCATTGCTGGAATAAATGTCTATACTGCTAATGAGCTTGAAGAATATTTGCTTGATGCGGGATTTAAAAGAGTTGATGTATTTACCAAGGAAAATACTTATCTTTTAGTTGTTATTGGGAAAAAATAG
- a CDS encoding Panacea domain-containing protein: MDFNKEKFKMVLQYIIYKCGIKNTVGRTVLHKLLYFSDFNYFELYNKSLTNECYRKLARGPVPVHFESVVEELIDEKKISLKNRRLPCGKLMNRYFSLEKPEIDLKEDELAVIDEVIKDLSHMNGKMIGEYSLKDMPVKQAHDNGSIDYNLVFSRSLQYSKRTDD, encoded by the coding sequence ATGGATTTCAATAAGGAAAAATTCAAGATGGTCTTGCAGTACATCATTTACAAATGCGGAATTAAAAATACTGTTGGAAGGACAGTTCTTCATAAATTGCTATATTTTTCAGACTTTAATTATTTTGAGCTTTATAATAAGTCTTTAACCAATGAATGCTATAGAAAATTAGCTAGAGGTCCTGTGCCAGTTCATTTTGAATCTGTTGTTGAGGAATTGATTGATGAAAAGAAGATCTCTTTAAAGAACAGGAGATTGCCTTGCGGCAAGCTTATGAACAGGTATTTCTCATTGGAAAAGCCTGAGATAGACTTAAAAGAAGATGAATTAGCTGTCATTGATGAAGTCATTAAGGATTTAAGCCATATGAATGGAAAGATGATTGGAGAATACTCTCTTAAGGATATGCCTGTAAAGCAGGCTCATGATAATGGGAGTATTGACTATAATCTTGTTTTTAGCCGCAGTTTACAATATTCAAAGAGAACTGACGATTAG
- a CDS encoding DUF3795 domain-containing protein: MKDLIGFCGLDCELCQAYIATINDDDELREEVAKHWSELNNVEISPEMINCMGCRVEGVKTPFCDFMCPIRQCALENNYDTCADCDKMEGCEKLVMIFENNDNAYKNLKHHY, encoded by the coding sequence ATGAAAGACCTTATTGGATTTTGTGGTTTGGATTGTGAGCTATGTCAAGCTTATATTGCAACAATTAATGATGATGATGAACTCCGTGAGGAAGTTGCTAAGCACTGGAGTGAGCTCAATAATGTTGAAATCAGTCCTGAAATGATTAATTGTATGGGATGTAGAGTTGAAGGGGTAAAGACTCCATTTTGTGATTTTATGTGTCCTATACGCCAATGTGCTTTGGAGAATAATTATGATACCTGTGCAGACTGTGATAAAATGGAGGGCTGTGAAAAACTAGTGATGATCTTTGAAAACAATGATAATGCTTATAAAAATTTAAAACATCATTATTAG
- a CDS encoding DUF2225 domain-containing protein, whose product MTTINEIPIKCPVCKEEFNMTVIMSTNTMGYADLDLRPAEMQRSTMYISINECPNCGYAEFDFSREPKIKREYLESEEYQSCEGIEFKSERSKPFYKAYLINRKEENTQNELNFLMHSIWSCDDSEDCENARKLRRIACQLLETILSNIEKHKEWADKDTLMLMKSDLMRRGEMFDELIEEYETVSFEDTLLNNINQFQIKKSKEKDSARYTIGTVISLYG is encoded by the coding sequence TTGACCACTATAAATGAAATACCAATCAAATGCCCCGTCTGTAAAGAGGAGTTCAATATGACTGTGATCATGAGCACTAACACCATGGGCTATGCAGATTTGGATTTAAGACCTGCTGAAATGCAAAGAAGCACAATGTACATTTCCATAAACGAATGCCCTAATTGCGGATATGCTGAATTTGACTTCTCAAGAGAACCTAAAATCAAAAGAGAATATCTTGAGTCAGAAGAGTATCAAAGCTGTGAGGGAATCGAATTTAAATCAGAACGTTCAAAGCCATTCTACAAAGCTTATCTGATTAATAGAAAAGAAGAAAACACCCAAAATGAACTTAATTTTTTAATGCATTCCATTTGGTCTTGTGATGATTCCGAAGATTGTGAAAACGCTAGAAAACTTAGAAGAATTGCATGCCAATTGCTTGAAACCATTCTTAGCAATATTGAAAAACATAAAGAATGGGCAGATAAGGACACTTTAATGCTCATGAAATCTGATTTGATGAGACGTGGGGAGATGTTTGATGAATTGATTGAAGAATACGAGACTGTTTCTTTTGAAGATACTCTTTTGAATAATATAAATCAATTCCAAATCAAAAAATCTAAAGAAAAGGACAGTGCCAGATACACCATTGGAACTGTGATAAGCCTTTATGGATAG
- a CDS encoding TetR/AcrR family transcriptional regulator, producing MNTKEKIFDVSLDLFSKRGYDSVSLREIAEEVGIKKSSIYSHYSSKEAILMDIFEYFTDLFEYDDLINSKELVLSEDNDVLIENPELFYHMGSEAIRGMFKEERNLKIWKLIFIQMHYNEKIRNFFQKEMLLKPLIFWENFFAILKEKGIIRADSNPQLLAKEYYSFPIFLLLEICAKYDDIPESCLDDFFKQAEEHARFLLDCVKVK from the coding sequence ATGAACACTAAGGAAAAGATATTTGATGTGTCTTTAGATCTGTTTTCAAAAAGAGGATACGACTCTGTCTCACTTAGAGAAATTGCAGAAGAGGTGGGAATTAAAAAAAGCTCAATATATAGTCATTATTCCTCTAAAGAAGCAATATTAATGGATATATTTGAATATTTTACAGATCTTTTCGAATATGATGATTTAATCAACAGTAAAGAGCTTGTCTTAAGCGAAGATAATGATGTATTGATTGAAAACCCTGAATTGTTTTATCATATGGGCTCTGAAGCCATAAGGGGGATGTTTAAAGAGGAAAGAAACCTTAAGATTTGGAAGCTGATTTTTATACAAATGCATTATAATGAAAAGATAAGGAATTTCTTCCAAAAGGAAATGCTTCTTAAGCCATTGATATTTTGGGAGAACTTTTTTGCTATTCTAAAAGAAAAAGGGATAATTCGTGCAGATTCCAATCCGCAGTTACTTGCTAAGGAGTATTATAGCTTTCCAATCTTTTTGCTTTTAGAAATCTGTGCAAAGTATGATGACATTCCAGAGAGCTGTTTGGATGACTTCTTTAAGCAAGCTGAAGAGCATGCAAGGTTTCTTTTGGATTGTGTGAAGGTGAAATAA
- a CDS encoding radical SAM/SPASM domain-containing protein — protein MDSKFNIQEYLANGVEVILKDAFKATLKNPKEGLYLAKFAKHARKASEIRREYSKKGQNIPVFLIASITSSCNLHCVGCYSRANNSCSDEAPLNQLSADDWEDIFKQARDIGISFIVLAGGEPMIREDVIKKASKFPEILFPIFTNGTMLNEDYLKLLDKNRNLVPILSIEGDEKLTDSRRGSGVYKQLMDSMETMKKKNIVFGASLTFTKGNISSLLSRDYIEKLHDLGCKVVFFIEYVPVNEETVDLAPSDSERELLLSELDELRSDYSDMLFLSFPGDEKESGGCLAAGRGFFHINSHGGAEPCPASPYSDINVCETSLLEALESNLFRSLRDGGLLLDDHEGGCVLFEHKEEVESLFDN, from the coding sequence ATGGATTCTAAGTTTAACATTCAAGAATATTTGGCTAATGGGGTTGAAGTCATCTTAAAGGATGCCTTTAAAGCCACATTAAAGAATCCAAAGGAAGGCTTATATTTGGCCAAGTTTGCAAAGCACGCTAGAAAGGCCAGTGAAATCAGAAGGGAATATAGCAAAAAGGGCCAGAATATTCCAGTTTTCCTTATAGCAAGCATAACAAGTTCCTGCAATCTCCATTGTGTAGGATGTTATTCTAGAGCAAATAATTCCTGTAGTGATGAGGCTCCCTTAAATCAGCTTTCAGCTGATGATTGGGAAGATATATTTAAACAGGCAAGAGATATTGGAATAAGTTTCATAGTTCTTGCAGGTGGAGAGCCAATGATTAGGGAGGATGTTATAAAAAAAGCAAGTAAATTTCCTGAAATTTTATTTCCAATATTTACAAACGGAACCATGTTAAATGAGGATTATTTGAAATTATTGGATAAAAACAGAAACCTTGTTCCTATATTGTCTATTGAGGGGGATGAGAAGCTTACTGATTCAAGAAGGGGCTCTGGAGTCTATAAACAGTTGATGGATTCTATGGAGACAATGAAGAAAAAGAATATTGTATTTGGAGCGTCCCTTACCTTTACAAAAGGAAATATCTCTTCCCTACTTTCAAGGGACTATATTGAAAAGCTGCATGATTTGGGATGCAAGGTGGTCTTTTTCATTGAATATGTTCCAGTTAATGAGGAAACAGTTGATTTGGCTCCAAGCGACAGTGAAAGGGAATTATTGCTAAGTGAGCTTGATGAATTGCGCAGTGATTATTCAGATATGCTATTTTTATCATTCCCTGGAGATGAAAAGGAATCTGGAGGTTGCCTTGCAGCTGGAAGAGGATTTTTCCATATTAATTCCCATGGAGGGGCTGAACCTTGTCCCGCTTCACCTTATTCAGATATAAATGTGTGTGAGACTTCTCTTTTGGAAGCTTTGGAATCAAACTTGTTTAGATCCCTTAGGGATGGTGGTCTTTTGCTGGATGATCATGAAGGGGGATGCGTTCTATTTGAACATAAAGAAGAAGTAGAAAGTTTATTTGATAATTGA